The DNA segment GCAGAGTGTGTACTGGATGGAGTTCGCAGCACGACAAGGAGACGTAAACAGTCTCTACGAAATCATTGAAAATGATCCATCTGTTTTAGAAACAATAGATTCAATACCATTTGTTGAATCTCCCTTGCATGTTGCTGCACGTGCAGGGCAGGTTCAGTTTGCCGCNGAGATCATGACANTGAAACCTTCATTTGCTTGGAAGTTCAATCCCCAAGGACGCAGACCGATCCACCTTGCTCTCGAAAATGGCGACACCACAATGGTCCTTCACCTTATAAACATGGACAAAGAACTGGTTCGAGCGAAAAGGAGAGAAGGTCTCACTCTTTTGCATTTGGCAAGTGAATCCGGAGACATACACCTTTTAACTGAGTTTCTCAAAGCTTGCCCAGATTCCGTAAAAGATTTGACCGTTAGAAATGAGACTGCACTGCATTTTGCTGTTACATACCGGAACTTAGATACTCTTAGGTTCTTACTAAGATGGCTCACGACAAATACGGTTGAGTTGCAAGCCATTCTGAATCAGAAAGACGTTGACGGCAACACCATTTTACACATTGCAGCAACGAACAATGACACGCAGGTATCACTTAAATATGAGTTTAGTATCAATTACAGTCAAAGTGATTCATAAGTTaatttagagtaatttatctaaCACGAGATGGAAGCTATAATTAACCTGTGTATTGTGTTAGTACAGGCAATGCAATTGTTGATGAAGAACATGACAGATTTAGATGCTGCAAATTTGAGTGGCGAAACGGCATTTGATATAATAAAAGACGAAGAAATTAAGAAGAATCTGGTAAGGGCTGAAGCAAGAGTTAAGATGATAAAGAAAGTCCGTTGGTTAATGGTATCAATGAGAGAGTGGCTAATTAGAAAAACTGGTATGAGGGGGAAGATGTCGGATGAGATACGTAGAGTGTACATGATAGTGGCTACTCTTGTTGCAACCGCCACCTATAACGCTGCAGTGAGNCCACCTGGTGGAGTTCATCAGATTCAANCAGCTGGGACTAATAACACTGCCATTCATGTGGCATCAAATACATCAAAAGTTTATGAAGGGAAATCAGTGATGTCGAGCTCCGACTTTATGCTGTTTTCGATCACAAATTCGTCTGCATTTATTGTGTCCCTtgtatcaattatttttatgatgcCGAGGAATCTTGGATGGGTTCTACTGCATACGTCAGCATCGCTTTTTATATTTAGCTACTTCCTCTCTTTGATGGTCGTATCTCCCAATGACATGACCACAAACCTGTCGGGCATCATTCTCGTACTCCTTTTTTATTCAATCGGTGTGGTGGGTGGTGTTTTTTTCACACCTTAATTAGTTATGTTCGTTTATTCGGACCGGTTGTTTATTTCGGTTTTAATTGTCTTTGTAAGTCTACTATTGTGATAATTATATATTCCAAGTGTGTGTGATTGTAGTTTTATAGATTGGTTGACTtgtaaaaagatagaaaagagaagTACCAAGACGAATAGAATTGAAACAAGATATTGATAAGAGAATACTGTAAAAACATTGAAGGGAGCTCGAGCGGAACACAAGACATCCAAGGCACTTTAGACTGAAGGTGAAAAGAACACCAAGAGGAAAAGGAACGAGATCGAGACTAAAGCTAGTTTAATAAGGAGGTCAAACGCAATAATTGTAGAAAACGTGGAACCAACTAAGAGGTCTGACACAGTAGAGATGCTTCccttttgtatatttttcttttattttactacATCATCTACTTGttaaaatagagagaaaatataaataggaTGACAAAATTTTGGATACAAATTCAAACTTTCTGACAAATgtcataaacaaaaaaaattatcaggaTTAATTTTGATTGTGATAACTTTGGATCATCACTCTCattgatttcttttatcaattcttcttttatccttgctaaattattttttctataatttatatttgtgcAAACCCTTCATTGtcattatctttttcatctAAGTTTACTTAGACTAATCTCGATAGAGTTTCATTATACATTCAAGAGTGATTTTACAAGAGAGATGGAGACCTTAATTTATAGGAAGGAGGTCTCCCTTTctagacaaaaaaaaaggagggaaatttcaaattgaattccCCAATGTGCTGCTTAAATGGTGCCACATTTGGTGGATCACATGCCAAGTGGCACTTACACTTTTCATCCTTTTGCAACTTGTGCAAAATGAGAAAATTGTGTGTATTCTTAGCTTGCATGACCGAGTTAAGAGTTTGAGTAGccaattaaagttaattaaaaccTTAGGAGATCTATCATGATCCAAACTCAATTACAAGTCTACTTATTTAATCAAGGCCCAAAATACAAGcctaatgaaatatttattttaaatttttatatcttcATTAGCTCATTTTATCAACATCTTGGGCCAATTGTCCTCAGTACCTTCTCATCCTTATTATATCTTCCTTACCATGCTTCTAGTGAAAGGTCCTATTGTTGAACCTAAGTCATCATCTCTTCATTCTTGAGTGAagtatttttttgaaaatctagAGGGTCTAACTCATCATTTGAACCACCTACAAAAAGAACTGTATCAATAACAAAGCTAAGTCTAATTGATAA comes from the Vigna radiata var. radiata cultivar VC1973A chromosome 2, Vradiata_ver6, whole genome shotgun sequence genome and includes:
- the LOC106752942 gene encoding ankyrin repeat-containing protein BDA1-like translates to MQSVYWMEFAARQGDVNSLYEIIENDPSVLETIDSIPFVESPLHVAARAGQVQFAAEIMTXKPSFAWKFNPQGRRPIHLALENGDTTMVLHLINMDKELVRAKRREGLTLLHLASESGDIHLLTEFLKACPDSVKDLTVRNETALHFAVTYRNLDTLRFLLRWLTTNTVELQAILNQKDVDGNTILHIAATNNDTQAMQLLMKNMTDLDAANLSGETAFDIIKDEEIKKNLVRAEARVKMIKKVRWLMVSMREWLIRKTGMRGKMSDEIRRVYMIVATLVATATYNAAVXPPGGVHQIQXAGTNNTAIHVASNTSKVYEGKSVMSSSDFMLFSITNSSAFIVSLVSIIFMMPRNLGWVLLHTSASLFIFSYFLSLMVVSPNDMTTNLSGIILVLLFYSIGVVGGVFFTP